The proteins below come from a single Papaver somniferum cultivar HN1 chromosome 11, ASM357369v1, whole genome shotgun sequence genomic window:
- the LOC113324469 gene encoding uncharacterized protein LOC113324469 produces MGNAMALCFYVNYKASTTSSSSSLVKLIFWEGKTITFKGKKIAGEIMFEYPEMMVCHANSFYINHIIPALSISDELSAGQTYFILPIDPFAFKVLSISSLSSLASSSSGSKPKRPINFAECPFQYVKGSDGRMLIRVLPEFIMNLISTSDGNSTVSSTSSSNSFLCSTPELKKHYDILVGSSKERVWSPKLETISECKKNVAITTRLSPCRLLGMDVRSSTVRLIKSN; encoded by the coding sequence ATGGGAAATGCAATGGCTTTATGTTTCTATGTAAATTACAAAGcatcaacaacatcttcatcttcatcactagTGAAGTTAATATTCTGGGAAGGAAAAACAATCACATTTAAAGGCAAGAAAATAGCAGGAGAAATCATGTTTGAATATCCAGAAATGATGGTATGTCATGCAAATTCATTTTACATAAACCATATCATACCGGCTTTATCGATAAGTGATGAGTTATCCGCCGGACAAACTTACTTCATTTTGCCTATCGATCCTTTCGCTTTCAAAGTTCTTTCCATTTCATCTCTATCTTCTTTAGCTTCATCTTCAAGTGGTAGTAAACCAAAAAGACCTATAAATTTTGCTGAATGTCCCTTTCAATATGTGAAAGGTAGTGATGGAAGAATGCTGATTAGGGTTTTGCCGGAGTTCATAATGAACTTAATTAGTACATCAGATGGAAACAGTACTGTTAGTAGTACTAGTAGTAGTAATAGTTTTCTTTGCAGTACACCAGAGCTGAAGAAACATTACGATATATTGGTTGGATCTTCAAAAGAAAGAGTTTGGTCACCAAAACTGGAAACCATTTCAGAATGTAAGAAGAATGTTGCTATTACTACAAGATTATCACCATGCAGATTATTAGGGATGGATGTAAGAAGCTCaactgtgagattgattaagagtaattaa
- the LOC113322195 gene encoding pentatricopeptide repeat-containing protein At5g01110-like: MAGNRILHPQTVRSLPRYSCRFLSFSGFSNPKPKMNQTLEHLKNTEEFERVTSVSDSFIVEKMFMYLKNRDFDSLRHFAASRMSPSIVVNVLYKCCGNIQLGLNFIDFLGRNRGFKHTLSTLSAMIHIAVRGRRISDAQVLILRMVRKSGVSRNQIVDSLVSTYYGCGSNFMVFDLLIRTYVQARKLREASEAFRILTRRGFSPSINACNSLLGGLVKVDWVDMAWGIYWEMIKIGLQVNIYTLNIMINALCKERQMENARSFLLDMEKKEVFPDIVTYNTLICAHCKEGNCEEAFELLNSMKAKGLMPGNVAYNSIINCLCKSGKVVEAKKILGEMTRIGLNPDTSTYNIFLGECCRKGSVRAAQQVFKEMLGHGILPDLVSFSFLIGLFSRKGDIDQAFVYFRDMSNAGLAPDSVIYTMLIGGLCKNGNMAEALKLQDEMTEQGFLPDVVTYNTLLNGMCKEKRLSEADELFNEMVERGISPDYYTYTTLIHGYCGDGNADKSLDLFEMMIERNLKPDVVTYNTLIDGFCKEGNMEKANELWGDMISQGIFPNHVSYSILINRLCSKGHVREALRLWDEMVKKGMEPNIVTFNSVIKGYCRLGNAEKADEFLNKMIEEGIIPDKITYNTLIHGLAREENMDGALALVSKMENKGLIPDVVTYNILVHCFCVQGRMDEATVIFRSMIEKNITPDRSTYTSLINGYVSKDNVKEAFRLHDEMLQKGFVPNDYF, translated from the coding sequence ATGGCGGGAAATAGGATTCTACATCCGCAAACAGTTAGGAGCTTACCCAGGTATTCTTGTCGATTCCTCTCCTTCTCTGGTTTTAGTAATCCAAAACCCAAGATGAATCAAACCCTAGAACATTTGAAAAACACTGAGGAATTTGAGCGTGTAACATCTGTTTCAGATTCATTTATTGTGGAAAAGATGTTTATGTATCTGAAAAACCGTGATTTTGATTCTTTACGGCATTTTGCCGCCTCTCGCATGAGTCCTTCAATTGTTGTCAATGTATTGTATAAATGTTGTGGAAATATACAGTTAGGTctgaattttattgattttttggGGAGAAACCGGGGTTTTAAACATACGTTGAGCACTTTAAGTGCAATGATTCATATAGCGGTAAGGGGTAGGAGAATATCGGATGCTCAGGTTTTGATACTTAGAATGGTTAGAAAGAGTGGGGTTTCCAGGAATCAGATTGTAGATTCCTTggtttctacttattatggttgTGGTTCGAACTTTATGGTATTTGATTTGTTAATAAGGACATATGTGCAAGCTAGGAAGCTAAGAGAAGCTTCAGAAGCATTTCGAATTTTGACTCGTAGGGGATTTTCGCCTTCGATAAATGCTTGTAATAGCCTTCTTGGTGGGTTGGTAAAGGTTGATTGGGTTGATATGGCATGGGGGATCTATTGGGAAATGATTAAAATTGGTTTACAAGTGAACATTTATACACTTAACATTATGATTAATGCATTGTGTAAGGAAAGGCAAATGGAGAACGCCAGGTCTTTTTTATTGGATATGGAAAAGAAGGAGGTTTTTCCCGATATCGTGACGTATAATACCCTTATTTGTGCACATTGTAAGGAAGGGAACTGTGAAGAAGCTTTTGAGTTATTGAACTCGATGAAAGCTAAGGGCCTAATGCCTGGCAATGTGGCCTATAATTCCATAATAAATTGTCTCTGCAAGAGTGGCAAAGTTGTGGAGGCTAAGAAGATTTTGGGTGAGATGACAAGGATTGGGTTAAATCCTGATACCTCTACCTATAATATATTTCTCGGTGAGTGCTGTAGAAAAGGCAGTGTACGTGCTGCTCAACAAGTTTTTAAGGAAATGCTGGGTCATGGCATTCTTCCAGATTTAGTTAGCTTTAGCTTTCTTATTGGGTTGTTTTCAAGGAAGGGAGATATCGATCAAGCTTTTGTTTATTTTAGAGATATGAGTAATGCTGGGTTGGCACCTGACAGTGTGATTTATACTATGCTTATTGGGGGACTTTGTAAAAATGGGAATATGGCAGAGGCCCTTAAGCTTCAAGATGAAATGACAGAGCAGGGTTTCCTTCCCGATGTTGTTACTTACAATACACTGTTGAATGGAATGTGCAAGGAGAAGAGATTGTCTGAAGCAGATGAGCTTTTTAATGAGATGGTAGAAAGAGGAATTTCTCCTGATTATTACACTTATACAACTCTTATTCATGGTTACTGTGGGGATGGGAACGCAGATAAATCACTAGACTTGTTCGAAATGATGATTGAGAGGAATCTCAAGCCAGACGTTGTGACATACAATACTTTGATCGATGGATTTTGCAAAGAAGGAAATATGGAGAAGGCTAATGAGTTATGGGGTGATATGATATCTCAAGGAATATTTCCTAATCATGTATCTTACAGCATATTAATCAACAGGCTCTGTAGTAAAGGACATGTCAGAGAGGCACTTAGATTGTGGGATGAGATGGTTAAAAAAGGAATGGAGCCTAATATTGTGACTTTCAATTCAGTCATCAAGGGCTATTGTCGGTTAGGGAATGCAGAAAAAGCAGATGAGTTTTTGAACAAGATGATTGAAGAGGGAATCATTCCTGATAAAATTACATATAACACTCTTATTCACGGGCTTGCAAGAGAGGAAAACATGGATGGTGCTTTGGCTTTGGTTAGTAAAATGGAGAATAAGGGGCTCATACCTGATGTTGTTACATATAACATTCTAGTTCATTGTTTCTGTGTACAGGGTAGAATGGATGAAGCTACTGTGATTTTCAGGAGCATGATTGAGAAAAATATAACACCCGATAGATCCACTTATACGTCACTGATAAATGGATATGTTTCTAAGGACAATGTTAAAGAAGCATTTCGCCTGCATGATGAAATGTTACAGAAGGGTTTCGTGCCAAATGATTATTTCTGA
- the LOC113322196 gene encoding DTW domain-containing protein 2-like, with protein MEEETELLKSFEFEEPKSADDVEKIEEKGKRDICRNGCDRPANVCLCKELPGKPFLTYTKIIILHHPHEVHHKLATVPILTKSLQNCEILIGRRLRSGRSPILDSLHEASVRDPALPHKAIYLFPGTDSSPAIDLNDWVGSTIGGGGLDGAEIRALIVFDGTWKHAKEMVKSSLPYLSKFATRVCLKYDVEVDGETIFNSELVLRKEPFSGCMSTIEAVARSLKVLEENNNGIEIEGKLISILKSMVKFQSSHVMKKNIKPRPMLKKQNKKPQNIVS; from the coding sequence ATGGAAGAGGAGACAGAACTGCTTAAAAGCTTCGAATTTGAAGAACCAAAATCTGCTGATGATGTAGAAAAAATCGAAGAAAAGGGGAAGAGAGACATTTGCAGAAATGGCTGTGATAGGCCTGCCAATGTGTGTTTATGCAAAGAATTACCGGGAAAACCATTCTTAACCTACACCAAAATCATCATCCTACACCACCCACACGAAGTTCATCATAAGTTAGCAACTGTACCAATCTTAACTAAAAGTCTTCAAAATTGTGAAATCTTAATTGGTCGACGCCTCCGCAGTGGGCGGTCTCCAATTTTAGATTCTCTTCATGAAGCTTCAGTAAGAGATCCTGCTCTTCCTCATAAAGCTATATATCTTTTTCCTGGTACTGATTCTTCACCAGCTATTGATTTGAATGATTGGGTTGGTTCTACTATTGGAGGAGGAGGATTGGATGGAGCAGAGATTAGGGCTTTGATTGTATTTGATGGGACATGGAAACATGCAAAGGAAATGGTTAAGTCTAGTTTACCATATTTGTCTAAATTTGCAACTAGGGTTTGTTTGAAATATGATGTGGAAGTGGATGGTGAGACTATATTTAATTCAGAATTGGTTCTTAGGAAAGAACCATTTAGTGGATGTATGAGTACTATTGAAGCTGTTGCTAGATCTTTAAAGGTTTTAGAGGAGAATAACAATGGAATTGAGATTGAAGGAAAATTGATCtcaattttgaagtctatggttAAGTTTCAATCTTCTCATGTTATGAAAAAGAATATCAAACCAAGACCAATGTTgaagaaacaaaacaagaaaCCACAAAACATTGTTTCTTAA
- the LOC113322194 gene encoding kinesin-like protein KIN-7O, translating to MERIHVSVRPKPLTLEDSKSSSWKINENSITIPNQPTKFEFDHIFKAECKTSEVYELRTRELVSAAVRGFNGTVFAYGQTNSGKTHTMRGSASEPGVIPLAVHDLFRTIQEDMDREFLLRMSYMEIYNEEINDLLAPEHRKLQIHESIDRGIFVAGLREEIVATPEQVLELMDFGESHRHIGETNMNTYSSRSHTIFRMIIESRDRTEDGEVGISCDAVRVSVLSLVDLAGSERAAKTGAEGMRLKEGSHINKSLMTLGTVIKKLSEGAESQGGHVPYRDSKLTRILQPSLGGNANTAIICNITLAQIHADETKSSLQFASRALRVTNCAHVNEILTDAALLKRQKKEIEELRGKLKGSHSEHFEEEILQLRNTLLTSELERERIALELQEEKRRLQEQAKKIENLSSMVLNSNTDDKRSTFKKDKRRDTWCPGALTQENVKGEVAAASQPKASFEESIRPEGDTGLAVPFEELENKVSSNEILQSTSLSDKIGNIDLPGDCIVPGATALLNVTNRRKPPLHKKSTQDENKLVRMQAEYEDLLVEFETQRTTMDIEIECLTKKLEAKIHLDAPSTCEPCKSNFQGKSEAICTTEQLQEQIKILEMEKSSLQTNLDYYVDLAMGQKTPNEEDSEMAELSVEVGALMLEFQNSKYAAESICSVIDELFQNFSGVLGVFSDLKSSIGPSAVHLNSIIGDHKEMYGCLMKKISELESDKCTLLNQSTSLHKQIEDLKVDLQQSERVLTDRDELHELEKVELLSQIQTLKKEISKLSSCSLEREKEALRKELEKTKLKSKETESKLKNAIHEKTRLEGEKAQAEREIKQLHGQKNLLVRDISRRDSNMFDMKKSRGPAGPSIQMMQGEYEKLEVLAFEMETTIASLEEELKAVSTEKEEVLYNKDILASELEAMSLDLNSANLEKEAMQDELSSMRDNIAESVLSCNKMERAISQMLEEKEELAMQLTNALMDLEEEKAIWSAKEKASIEAIADKGRISNELTQLSKEMLEVRHQLECLRYECKILKETLTLSEENTARERKCSMDKSAEIDQLKLKISVAESENSLDLAKARADADEPIRKLSDMELKIRNDTISNTNEKAKARLRLRGTQIKLDMYRGRYKEAINEKTIMNENFEQAAKRLKEQLRVQVTENVRLRKQQLGREI from the exons ATGGAAAGGATTCATGTTTCTGTGAGACCGAAGCCTCTCACTCTTGAAGATTCGAAAAGCAGTTCATGGAAAATTAACGAGAACTccatcacaattccaaatcaaccTACCAAATTCGAATTCG ATCATATCTTCAAAGCAGAATGTAAAACTTCAGAAGTTTATGAACTTCGTACTAGAGAACTTGTTTCTGCTGCCGTTCGTGGATTCAATG GTACTGTTTTTGCTTACGGGCAAACTAACAGTGGCAAGACACATACAATGCGAGGATCAGCTTCTGAGCCAGGTGTTATTCCTCTCGCTGTGCATGATTTGTTCCGCACTATTCAAGAG GATATGGATCGAGAGTTTCTCTTAAGAATGTCATATATGGAGATATATAACGAAGAGATCAACGATTTGCTAGCTCCCGAGCATCGCAAATTACAGATTCACGAAAGTATTGAT AGAGGAATATTTGTTGCTGGACTGAGAGAAGAAATTGTTGCCACTCCTGAACAAGTTCTTGAACTAATGGACTTTGGAGAAT CTCATCGCCACATTGGCGAGACAAACATGAATACTTACAGTAGCAGATCCCACACAATCTTTCGCATG ATTATTGAGAGTCGAGATAGGACTGAAGATGGGGAAGTTGGCATTTCCTGTGATGCTGTTCGTGTATCTGTCCTG AGCTTAGTGGACTTAGCTGGTTCAGAACGTGCTGCAAAGACTGGCGCAGAAGGTATGCGTCTGAAAGAGGGCTCACACATAAACAAAAGCCTTATGACTCTCGGAACTGTGATCAAGAAATTGAGTGAAGGTGCTGAAAGCCAAGG GGGTCATGTGCCATACAGAGACAGCAAACTCACTCGCATTTTGCAGCCATCATTGGGTGGCAATGCTAATACTGCCATTATCTGCAATATTACTCTTGCACAG ATCCATGCAGACGAGACAAAAAGTAGTCTTCAATTTGCGAGTCGAGCGTTACGTGTTACGAATTGTGCACACGTGAACGAG ATTTTGACAGATGCAGCTTTGTTAAAGCGTCAAAAGAAGGAGATCGAGGAGCTGAGAGGAAAATTGaag GGTTCTCACTCTGAGCATTTTGAAGAGGAGATTCTCCAACTACGAAACACATTATTGAcg AGTGAATTGGAAAGGGAGCGTATAGCTTTGGAGCTGCAAGAGGAAAAAAGGAGGTTGCAAGAGCAAGCTAAAAAAATAGAGAATTTGAGCTCAATGGTGTTGAACTCAAACACGGATGACAAACGCTCTACTTTTAAAAAG GACAAGAGGAGAGATACATGGTGCCCAGGTGCTCTCACACAAGAGAATGTTAAAGGAGAG GTGGCTGCTGCAAGTCAACCAAAGGCTTCTTTTGAGGAATCTATAAGACCTGAAGGAGATACAGGGTTGGCTGTTCcttttgaagaacttgaaaacAAAGTGAGCAGCAATGAAATCCTTCAAAGTACCAGCTTATCAGATAAAATTGGAAACATCGACTTGCCAGGAGACTGCATTGTTCCTGGTGCAACTGCCTTGTTAAATGTAACTAATAGAAGAAAACCACCGCTTCATAAGAAGAGTACACAG GACGAAAACAAGTTAGTCAGGATGCAGGCAGAATATGAAGACTTGCTTGTAGAATTTGAAACTCAG AGAACAACTATGGACATAGAGATCGAATGCTTAACCAAAAAATTAGAGGCAAAGATTCATTTGGATGCTCCTTCTACGTGCGAACCATGTAAAAGTAATTTTCAGGGGAAGTCGGAGGCAATTTGTACGACTGAACAACTCCAGGAACAG ATTAAAATATTAGAGATGGAGAAATCTTCACTCCAAACCAATTTGGATTATTATGTGGATTTGGCAATGGGGCAGAAGACACCCAATGAG GAGGATAGTGAAATGGCAGAATTGTCAGTGGAAGTCGGAGCTTTAATGTTGGAATTTCAGAATTCAAAATATGCTGCTGAGAGCATTTGTTCTGTTATCGATGAGCTATTTCAAAACTTCTCAGGTGTATTGGGCGTGTTCTCG GACCTCAAGTCATCTATAGGCCCAAGTGCTGTACATTTGAATTCCATAATTGGTGACCATAAGGAGATGTATGGTTGCTTGATGAAGAAGATCTCTGAGCTTGAAAGTGATAAG TGTACTTTGCTTAATCAGTCCACCAGCCTTCATAAACAGATAGAGGATCTTAAAGTGGATTTACAACAATCTGAAAGGGTCTTGACG gaTCGTGATGAACTGCATGAGCTGGAGAAAGTGGAGCTCCTTTCCCAAATACAAACTCTCAAAAAGGAGATATCAAAATTGTCTTCTTGTTCattggaaagagaaaaagaagcatTGAGAAAAGAGCTTGAGAAAACAAAACTGAAGTCGAAGGAGACTGAGTCCAAACTTAAGAACGCTATCCATGAGAAAACTAGACTTGAG GGTGAGAAAGCACAAGCAGAACGAGAAATAAAGCAATTGCATGggcagaaaaatcttcttgtGCGTGATATCTCCAGGCGTGACTCTAATATGTTTGACATGAAGAAGTCCCGGGGTCCTGCTGGTCCTTCTATACAGATGATGCAG GGAGAATATGAAAAGCTAGAAGTTTTGGCATTTGAGATGGAAACAACGATTGCCTCTTTGGAAGAAGAATTGAAAGCTGTAAGTACAGAAAAGGAGGAGGTCTTATATAATAAGGATATTTTAGCTTCAGAACTGGAAGCTATGTCCTTGGACTTGAATTCAGCAAACTTGGAAAAGGAGGCGATGCAAGATGAGTTATCAAGCATG AGAGATAACATTGCCGAATCTGTGTTGTCTTGCAACAAAATGGAAAGAGCTATCAGCCAAATgttggaagaaaaagaagagttgGCAATG CAACTCACAAATGCCCTTATGGATCTGGAGGAGGAAAAGGCTATATGGTCTGCTAAGGAGAAAGCATCTATTGAAGCCATCGCAGATAAGGGAAGGATATCGAATGAGCTAACACAGTTGTCAAAGGAGATGTTGGAG GTGAGGCATCAACTTGAGTGCTTGAGATATGAATGTAAGATCCTCAAGGAAACTTTAACCCTGTCCGAGGAAAATACTGCAAGGGAAAGAAAATGCAG CATGGACAAGTCTGCAGAAATTGATCAGCTAAAACTCAAAATATCTGTGGCGGAGAGTGAAAATAGTCTAGAT TTAGCGAAGGCTAGAGCTGATGCCGATGAACCAATTAGAAAGCTCTCCGACATGGAACTCAAGATTCGTAAT GATACTATAAGCAATACAAACGAAAAAGCCAAGGCCAGGTTAAGACTTCGAGGTACACAGATAAAGCTAGACATGTACAGAGGTAGATACAAAGAAGCAATTAATGAGAAAACCATTATGAATGAGAATTTTGAGCAGGCAGCCAAAAGACTTAAAGAGCAGTTGCGTGTACAGGTAACTGAGAATGTACGCCTCAGGAAACAACAATTGGGAAGAGAAATATAG